From one Branchiostoma floridae strain S238N-H82 chromosome 3, Bfl_VNyyK, whole genome shotgun sequence genomic stretch:
- the LOC118410849 gene encoding crk-like protein, which yields MAASNFNPRDMGQWYFGPIPRVPTQDLLQGKMHGTFLVRDSSSCPGDFVLSVSENSKVSHYIINRLQKGFRIGDQDFDDLPALIEFYKIHYLDTTTLIVPAQRPAGGPPEPQAQALAPAHTPSVMEERVRALYDFDGNDPEDLPFKKNEILVVVRKDEDQWWTVRNKDGREGSIPVPYVQVLPPGSTTTGAAPSHPQQPHSPPGYHDPQAAGIRSESGSSSTASATSASTPHPLPNPQNGPVYARVIQQKIPSPYDTTALTLEVGDIIRVTKINASGQWEGELKGKTGHFPFNHVKIIDPSNPEENDSSWS from the coding sequence ATGGCAGCATCCAACTTCAACCCCCGTGACATGGGACAGTGGTACTTTGGGCCTATTCCCCGTGTTCCCACACAGGACTTACTGCAGGGGAAGATGCACGGGACGTTCCTGGTACGCGACAGTTCCAGCTGTCCCGGGGACTTCGTGCTCTCTGTCAGTGAAAACAGCAAAGTCAGCCACTATATCATCAACAGACTGCAGAAGGGCTTCCGGATTGGTGACCAGGATTTCGATGACCTGCCGGCTTTGATCGAGTTCTACAAGATACACTACCTTGACACGACCACGTTGATTGTTCCAGCGCAGCGGCCGGCTGGAGGACCGCCAGAACCCCAGGCCCAGGCTCTAGCTCCCGCACATACTCCCAGTGTAATGGAGGAACGCGTTCGAGCGCTCTACGATTTTGACGGAAACGATCCAGAGGACTTGCCCTTCAAGAAAAACGAAATACTGGTTGTCGTTAGAAAGGATGAAGACCAGTGGTGGACTGTACGCAACAAGGACGGCAGAGAGGGTTCGATTCCCGTTCCGTACGTCCAGGTACTCCCACCTGGTTCAACCACTACAGGCGCTGCCCCATCTCATCCCCAGCAGCCCCACTCCCCGCCCGGCTACCATGACCCACAGGCAGCTGGCATAAGAAGTGAATCAGGATCGTCTTCTACAGCATCTGCCACATCAGCCTCCACACCCCACCCCCTGCCCAACCCACAGAATGGCCCAGTGTACGCGCGCGTCATACAACAGAAAATCCCCAGTCCTTACGACACAACGGCATTGACGCTGGAAGTAGGCGACATAATCCGAGTAACCAAGATCAATGCCAGCGGGCAATGGGAGGGAGAACTCAAGGGGAAAACGGGACATTTCCCCTTCAATCACGTTAAGATTATCGACCCTAGTAATCCTGAGGAAAATGATTCATCTTGGAGCTAA